One genomic window of Corynebacterium pseudotuberculosis includes the following:
- a CDS encoding primosomal protein N', with amino-acid sequence MYDFHMPKTREPAPHLPVARVLPLLGIAHLDRPFEYLIDSTQDAVAQPGVRVRVRFGGRLVDALLLERTSEQEHQGQLKWLERVISPEQVFTPEMRELVDALAVRYAAITSDIIRAAIPSRHAKAEESETTRPWEELGQVEEPDLSAWATYVHGQSFVDAIISGKAARAAWQITPGDDWSAATAALAAKVAKDGGGVLIVVPDQRDVDKLEQALRRHVSAKQITVLTSALGPQARYRRFLSILHGQSRLVVGTRSAAFAPVANLALAIIKDDGDENLSDPRAPYTHAREVLTTRVSQRQCSLLLAGHSRTAETQLLVESGWAHDLVASRDRIRAQMPRIRAVADSNNALERDPLAFAARMSSTAFKALRSGLQREEPVLIQVPRKGYVPTLSCGTCRAPARCRHCNGPLELPSGSEMNGMGALPTCRWCGRPDSHYRCPQCGSSKLRAVVLGAERTAEEIGRAFPGVQVITSGGQRVVDSIPHQPALVVSTPGAEPEVIGGRYGSAVFLDAWALIGRQDLRAGEDTLAKWAAAATLVAPNDAGGEVVIAVDASLPQVQALIRWDMVGAAHRELLERREVHFPPAAHMAAIDGARTALDAFLSFTDLPPHTEILGPVDLPPGNKLPGEYDEREYGPPQRILIRTPLAGRNQLGQALRAGLIERGARKEELPLRIKVDPIKVG; translated from the coding sequence ATGTATGATTTCCACATGCCTAAGACCCGTGAACCTGCTCCGCATTTGCCAGTGGCGCGGGTCTTACCCCTTTTGGGGATCGCGCATCTTGATCGCCCTTTTGAATATCTCATTGACTCGACGCAAGATGCTGTGGCTCAGCCAGGAGTGAGAGTCCGAGTTCGTTTTGGAGGGCGCTTAGTTGATGCTTTACTGCTTGAGCGTACTTCAGAGCAAGAGCATCAGGGACAACTCAAATGGCTGGAACGAGTTATCTCTCCGGAGCAAGTATTCACTCCAGAGATGCGAGAGCTTGTCGACGCCCTAGCTGTCCGTTATGCAGCGATTACCTCGGATATCATTCGCGCCGCCATTCCCTCGCGCCACGCTAAGGCGGAAGAATCTGAGACGACTCGGCCGTGGGAAGAGCTTGGCCAAGTAGAAGAACCAGATTTATCTGCATGGGCTACATACGTGCACGGCCAGTCTTTTGTCGATGCGATAATTTCTGGCAAGGCTGCACGAGCAGCGTGGCAAATTACTCCGGGGGACGATTGGTCAGCGGCTACAGCCGCATTGGCAGCCAAAGTTGCTAAGGACGGTGGCGGGGTACTCATCGTAGTTCCTGACCAACGGGATGTGGATAAGCTTGAGCAAGCGCTACGCAGACACGTTTCTGCTAAGCAGATCACTGTGCTTACCTCAGCGCTTGGGCCACAGGCTCGGTATCGTCGATTTTTAAGTATCCTTCATGGGCAAAGTCGTTTAGTCGTGGGAACCCGTAGTGCGGCTTTTGCGCCAGTGGCTAACCTTGCATTGGCAATCATTAAAGATGATGGGGATGAGAATCTTTCCGATCCTAGAGCTCCGTACACTCATGCTCGCGAGGTTTTGACCACTCGAGTAAGCCAGAGACAGTGCTCATTACTGTTGGCAGGGCACTCGCGTACAGCAGAGACACAGTTGTTGGTTGAATCTGGATGGGCACATGACCTTGTGGCTTCTCGAGACAGGATTCGTGCCCAGATGCCAAGGATTCGTGCTGTTGCTGATTCCAACAACGCATTGGAACGAGACCCTTTAGCTTTTGCCGCGCGTATGTCCTCCACCGCGTTTAAGGCGTTACGCTCAGGGCTTCAGCGCGAAGAACCTGTGCTGATTCAAGTGCCACGCAAAGGGTACGTTCCGACACTTTCCTGTGGAACGTGTCGGGCTCCTGCTAGATGCCGGCATTGCAATGGTCCGTTAGAGTTACCCTCTGGATCAGAGATGAATGGGATGGGGGCTCTGCCTACATGTCGTTGGTGCGGACGCCCTGACTCGCATTACCGCTGTCCACAATGTGGTTCAAGCAAATTACGTGCTGTTGTGTTGGGGGCTGAGCGAACTGCTGAAGAAATAGGCAGGGCTTTCCCCGGCGTACAGGTAATCACCTCTGGAGGACAACGGGTAGTGGACTCGATACCCCACCAACCCGCTTTGGTGGTGTCTACCCCCGGTGCTGAGCCAGAAGTCATAGGGGGACGCTACGGCTCTGCTGTGTTTCTAGATGCATGGGCTTTGATCGGCAGACAAGATTTGCGTGCGGGAGAAGACACTCTTGCCAAATGGGCGGCTGCAGCGACGCTAGTAGCCCCGAATGATGCTGGCGGGGAAGTGGTGATTGCAGTGGATGCTAGCTTGCCGCAGGTTCAAGCGCTTATTAGGTGGGACATGGTTGGTGCTGCTCATCGAGAACTGCTGGAACGGAGAGAAGTGCACTTTCCGCCTGCTGCTCATATGGCAGCTATCGACGGTGCGCGTACTGCTTTGGACGCTTTTCTTTCGTTTACGGATTTGCCACCCCATACTGAGATTTTAGGACCCGTTGACCTGCCACCGGGAAATAAACTGCCTGGTGAATATGATGAGCGTGAATATGGGCCACCCCAACGTATTTTGATTAGAACTCCGCTGGCGGGGCGTAATCAATTAGGCCAGGCTCTGCGTGCCGGGCTGATTGAGCGTGGGGCGCGCAAGGAAGAACTCCCGCTTCGCATTAAAGTAGATCCCATTAAGGTGGGATAA
- the fmt gene encoding methionyl-tRNA formyltransferase codes for MRLIFAGTPEPAVVALEKLLDSDHEVVAVLTRPDAPKGRGRTLQPSPVAALAQEHGIEVLTPRSIKPDTPDGEVFRSRLEELSPDCIPVVAYGNLITQDLLDAVPHGWINLHFSLLPAWRGAAPVQAAIRHGDPVTGVTTFRIDQGLDTGDILDTLVEPISPTDTSDDVLTRLAYAGADLLVKTMDDLASGKATPRPQVGEASYAHKILTEDAKVNWNATAVDIDRLIRSVTPGPGAWTMLDQQRFKLGPVTYLSAEECSVDRGELIIEKNRVLVGTSHGCVKLGMIQPQGKKRMQASDWARGLHNKEGLRFE; via the coding sequence ATGCGTCTTATATTTGCGGGAACTCCAGAACCTGCAGTTGTTGCTCTAGAAAAATTACTCGACAGTGACCACGAGGTGGTTGCTGTACTCACTCGTCCTGATGCTCCCAAAGGACGAGGAAGAACTTTGCAGCCTTCTCCCGTTGCCGCGCTGGCACAAGAACACGGGATAGAGGTACTTACCCCAAGGAGCATCAAACCTGATACCCCTGATGGTGAAGTATTCCGATCCCGGCTGGAAGAACTTTCCCCGGATTGTATCCCCGTGGTCGCCTATGGCAATTTGATCACACAAGATTTACTCGATGCAGTGCCTCACGGGTGGATCAACCTGCATTTTTCGTTGCTTCCTGCATGGCGGGGTGCGGCACCCGTACAAGCGGCTATTCGCCATGGAGATCCCGTCACTGGGGTTACAACATTCCGTATAGATCAAGGACTAGACACCGGTGACATCCTAGATACTTTGGTAGAACCGATCAGTCCTACAGATACCTCAGATGACGTGCTCACCCGTCTGGCTTATGCGGGTGCAGACCTATTGGTAAAAACGATGGATGATCTTGCATCAGGAAAAGCTACACCACGGCCACAGGTCGGGGAGGCCTCATATGCGCACAAGATTCTTACTGAGGATGCAAAAGTAAATTGGAATGCCACTGCTGTAGACATTGACCGACTTATCCGTTCAGTAACTCCAGGTCCTGGGGCTTGGACGATGCTGGACCAACAACGCTTTAAACTTGGTCCTGTGACATACCTGTCCGCAGAAGAATGCTCGGTAGACAGGGGAGAATTGATAATCGAGAAGAATCGGGTTCTCGTAGGAACAAGTCATGGCTGCGTAAAACTAGGCATGATCCAACCTCAGGGTAAAAAACGAATGCAAGCGTCGGACTGGGCTCGTGGCCTGCACAACAAGGAAGGACTGAGGTTCGAATGA
- the gmk gene encoding guanylate kinase — translation MTGDNPKGRLVVLAGPSAVGKSTVVHRLREEVPNLYFSVSMTTRAPRPGEVDGVDYFFVTPEEFQSRIDGGEMLEWAEIHGGLQRSGTPAGPVEDALLAGRPVLVEVDLIGARNVAALKPDAETVFLAPPSWEVLVDRLTGRGTEPEDVIKRRLETARQELASQDEFKHVVTNDKVDKTVAEIRDILLGCC, via the coding sequence ATGACAGGCGATAACCCAAAAGGTCGGCTAGTCGTTTTAGCTGGTCCATCTGCTGTGGGAAAGTCCACGGTGGTTCATCGCCTTCGCGAGGAAGTACCAAACCTATATTTTAGTGTCTCGATGACCACGAGGGCTCCTCGTCCTGGTGAAGTCGATGGTGTGGATTATTTCTTCGTGACTCCCGAGGAGTTTCAGTCTCGTATCGACGGTGGAGAAATGCTCGAGTGGGCAGAGATCCATGGTGGACTGCAGAGGTCTGGGACTCCCGCGGGGCCTGTGGAAGACGCGTTATTGGCCGGTCGTCCTGTGCTGGTTGAAGTTGATCTTATTGGTGCTCGTAACGTCGCGGCGTTGAAGCCTGATGCAGAGACCGTTTTCCTAGCTCCGCCGTCATGGGAAGTCCTTGTAGATCGTCTTACTGGGCGAGGAACGGAGCCCGAAGACGTGATCAAGAGGCGGCTGGAAACTGCACGGCAGGAGCTAGCATCCCAGGATGAGTTTAAGCACGTTGTAACCAACGATAAAGTTGATAAGACGGTCGCTGAGATTCGGGATATTCTGCTCGGGTGCTGCTAA
- the mihF gene encoding integration host factor, actinobacterial type, whose product MALPKLTDEQRKEALAKAAEARKARAELKEQLKRGDITLKEVLNKASSDEIIGKTKVSAFLESLPKVGKVKAKEIMEELEIAQTRRLRGLGDRQRRALLERFGFSED is encoded by the coding sequence GTGGCCCTTCCCAAGTTGACCGACGAGCAGCGTAAGGAAGCCCTCGCTAAGGCTGCTGAGGCCCGCAAGGCACGTGCAGAGCTGAAAGAACAGCTTAAGCGCGGTGACATCACGCTCAAAGAGGTACTGAATAAGGCATCTTCTGACGAGATTATCGGCAAGACCAAGGTTTCCGCTTTCCTCGAGTCTCTTCCTAAGGTAGGCAAAGTCAAGGCCAAGGAAATCATGGAGGAGCTGGAGATTGCTCAGACACGCCGCCTGCGTGGTCTTGGTGATCGTCAGCGTCGCGCTCTGCTCGAGCGCTTTGGCTTCTCCGAGGATTAA
- the metK gene encoding methionine adenosyltransferase has product MTQHSQAKLRLFTSESVTEGHPDKICDAVSDTILDALLTVDPHARVAVETVTTTGLVHVVGEVRTSGYVEIPKLVRDKLIEIGFNSSEVGFDGRTCGVSVSIGEQSQEIGAGVDQSHEVRSGSQTDEDDQAGAGDQGLMFGYATKETPTLMPLPIDLAHRLSRRLTQVRKEGIVPNLRPDGKTQVTFAYDESGKPVHLDTVVVSTQHDPQVTQEWLHEQIRKNVVDWVLRDAGIAGNLADNDYTLLVNPSGSFIVGGPMGDAGLTGRKIIVDTYGGMARHGGGAFSGKDPSKVDRSGAYAMRWVAKNIVAAGLADRAEVQVAYAIGRAKPVGLYVETFGTAHAELSDEKIQQAVLEVFDLRPAAIIRDLDLLRPIYADTAAYGHFGRDDLDLPWEKIDRVEALRSAVGF; this is encoded by the coding sequence GTGACTCAGCACTCTCAGGCAAAGCTTCGCCTGTTTACTAGCGAATCGGTGACGGAGGGGCACCCAGACAAAATTTGTGACGCTGTTTCAGACACGATTTTGGATGCGTTGCTAACCGTCGATCCTCACGCCCGTGTTGCAGTAGAGACTGTTACTACAACCGGTTTGGTTCATGTGGTTGGAGAAGTTCGAACATCGGGATACGTGGAGATTCCCAAACTTGTCCGTGACAAACTAATCGAGATCGGATTCAACTCTTCCGAGGTGGGCTTTGATGGTCGTACTTGTGGGGTGAGTGTTTCTATCGGGGAGCAATCCCAAGAAATCGGTGCAGGCGTAGACCAGTCTCATGAGGTGCGTTCTGGTTCTCAGACGGATGAGGATGATCAGGCTGGCGCAGGAGATCAGGGGTTGATGTTTGGTTATGCAACCAAGGAAACCCCCACGTTGATGCCGCTGCCTATTGATCTGGCGCACCGGTTATCACGCCGTTTAACGCAGGTTCGTAAAGAAGGGATCGTTCCTAACCTTCGTCCTGACGGAAAAACGCAAGTCACCTTTGCCTATGATGAGTCAGGAAAACCTGTGCACTTGGACACTGTTGTGGTATCTACCCAACACGACCCGCAGGTCACCCAAGAATGGCTGCATGAGCAAATCCGTAAAAACGTTGTGGATTGGGTTCTCCGCGATGCCGGAATTGCCGGAAACCTAGCTGATAATGATTACACGCTGCTTGTGAACCCCTCGGGCTCGTTTATCGTTGGTGGCCCCATGGGCGACGCTGGTCTGACTGGTCGCAAGATAATAGTGGACACTTACGGCGGAATGGCTCGGCATGGGGGTGGAGCTTTCTCTGGGAAAGATCCGAGTAAAGTTGATCGATCCGGCGCTTATGCGATGCGATGGGTGGCTAAAAACATAGTAGCGGCGGGGCTTGCTGACCGAGCAGAGGTCCAAGTGGCTTATGCAATTGGTCGAGCTAAACCGGTGGGACTCTATGTGGAAACGTTTGGTACTGCACACGCAGAGCTTAGTGATGAAAAAATTCAGCAGGCAGTGCTAGAGGTCTTTGACCTTAGGCCGGCCGCCATTATCCGCGATCTAGATCTGTTACGTCCGATCTATGCTGATACTGCAGCTTATGGGCACTTTGGACGAGATGATCTGGATCTTCCTTGGGAAAAAATTGATCGAGTGGAAGCTTTGCGCTCAGCAGTGGGCTTCTAG
- the coaBC gene encoding bifunctional phosphopantothenoylcysteine decarboxylase/phosphopantothenate--cysteine ligase CoaBC, which yields MSRPRKVVVGIAGGVAAYKACHVVRAFKELGDDVRVVPTANALKFIGTATLEALSGNPVTASVYDCVDEVQHVNVGKQADLIVIAPATADLLARMAAGRADDLLTATLLVATCPVVVAPAMHTEMWLHPATQENVRTLRHRGIKVLDPAHGRLTGVDTGPGRLPDPQQIVDLALAVYEGADLPRDLENRKVVISAGGTQERIDPVRCITNSSSGRQGFAFAEIAAQRGADVVVVAGCTDELPVPLGSRVLRVSSARDMHAACMAESVDADIVVMAAAVADYRPVSTAPLKLKKGSADTELSHIALVENPDILRSLVEARQEKQINESTVIVGFAAETGDSSHSALDFAREKILRKGCDLLMCNEVGEGLVFGQARNRGFLLNPSGGYREIPDGSKLCVASTILDAAVKCLDQKRATG from the coding sequence GTGTCTAGGCCTCGGAAGGTTGTAGTAGGTATTGCTGGGGGAGTCGCAGCATATAAGGCTTGTCATGTAGTGCGTGCCTTTAAAGAGCTGGGTGATGATGTGCGAGTGGTCCCCACTGCAAACGCACTAAAATTCATTGGCACTGCGACGTTGGAAGCCTTGTCAGGAAACCCCGTTACCGCCAGCGTTTATGACTGCGTTGATGAGGTGCAGCATGTGAACGTCGGCAAGCAAGCGGATCTTATCGTCATAGCACCCGCTACTGCGGATCTTCTTGCTCGGATGGCTGCGGGACGTGCAGATGATCTTCTTACAGCTACGCTGTTGGTCGCTACATGTCCTGTGGTAGTGGCACCGGCTATGCATACGGAAATGTGGTTGCATCCGGCGACCCAAGAAAATGTTCGTACTCTTCGACATCGTGGGATTAAAGTTTTGGATCCCGCGCATGGTCGTCTTACAGGCGTAGATACAGGACCTGGCCGGTTGCCTGATCCTCAACAAATCGTTGACTTAGCGTTAGCTGTTTATGAAGGTGCTGACTTACCCCGGGATCTGGAAAACCGAAAAGTGGTGATCTCTGCTGGGGGCACACAAGAACGGATTGACCCTGTGCGCTGTATTACTAATAGCTCTTCGGGGCGTCAGGGGTTCGCTTTTGCAGAAATTGCGGCACAGCGCGGGGCGGATGTTGTGGTGGTTGCAGGTTGTACCGATGAATTACCTGTGCCCTTGGGTTCTCGGGTGCTTCGTGTGTCTTCTGCTCGAGATATGCATGCAGCGTGCATGGCTGAATCTGTTGATGCGGATATCGTTGTGATGGCTGCTGCGGTTGCGGATTACCGGCCGGTATCTACGGCACCTTTAAAATTGAAGAAAGGCTCCGCTGATACTGAGTTATCGCATATAGCTCTGGTGGAAAACCCCGATATTCTTCGATCTCTCGTGGAAGCACGGCAGGAAAAACAAATCAATGAATCGACGGTTATCGTGGGATTTGCCGCAGAAACCGGTGATTCCTCGCATAGTGCACTCGATTTTGCCAGGGAGAAAATCTTGCGTAAAGGCTGCGATCTTTTGATGTGTAACGAGGTTGGTGAGGGCTTGGTCTTTGGGCAAGCGCGAAACCGAGGCTTTTTGTTAAATCCTTCTGGTGGGTATCGGGAGATCCCCGATGGATCTAAACTTTGTGTGGCTTCGACAATCCTGGATGCAGCAGTGAAATGTCTTGATCAAAAACGGGCAACGGGCTAA
- the rpoZ gene encoding DNA-directed RNA polymerase subunit omega, protein MTNVTENNDGVYDAPTGITAPPIDDLLKKVSSKYALVIFAAKRARQINSYYQQADEGVFEFVGPLVTPEAQEKPLSIALREIEQGLLDHEEG, encoded by the coding sequence GTGACCAACGTTACTGAGAACAACGATGGCGTTTATGACGCGCCAACCGGCATTACCGCTCCGCCGATCGACGATCTGCTGAAGAAAGTATCGTCAAAGTATGCGTTGGTGATCTTCGCAGCAAAGCGAGCTCGCCAGATCAATAGCTACTACCAGCAGGCGGACGAAGGCGTCTTTGAATTCGTTGGTCCTCTGGTCACTCCTGAGGCCCAGGAAAAGCCGCTGTCTATCGCACTCCGTGAGATTGAGCAAGGGCTGCTTGATCACGAGGAAGGCTAA
- the def gene encoding peptide deformylase translates to MTIRDIRFFGDPVLTTRADEVTVFDKNLENLVTDMLETMDAAGGVGLAANQVGVTKRVFVYDCSHIEDGLRGHIINPVWEPIGEDTQLGPEGCLSIPDIQEDTTRFETVKVTGQDVRGKTFSMVASGLMSRCIQHETDHLDGVLFLKRLDKEHRKDAMATIRQSEWFNA, encoded by the coding sequence TTGACCATTCGTGACATCAGATTTTTTGGCGACCCAGTCCTTACCACGCGTGCAGATGAAGTAACCGTCTTTGACAAGAATTTAGAAAACTTGGTCACCGATATGCTTGAAACGATGGATGCGGCAGGCGGGGTAGGACTTGCGGCAAACCAAGTAGGGGTGACCAAGAGAGTATTTGTTTACGATTGCTCGCATATAGAGGACGGTTTGCGCGGGCATATTATCAATCCGGTGTGGGAGCCTATTGGAGAAGATACCCAATTAGGGCCAGAAGGATGCTTGTCTATCCCCGATATCCAGGAAGATACAACTCGTTTTGAGACGGTGAAGGTTACTGGACAGGACGTGCGTGGGAAAACTTTTTCGATGGTGGCTTCCGGTTTAATGTCACGCTGTATTCAGCATGAGACGGATCATCTCGACGGGGTTTTGTTCCTTAAAAGACTCGATAAAGAACACCGCAAAGATGCAATGGCAACTATCAGGCAGTCTGAATGGTTCAACGCCTAA